Proteins found in one Neodiprion lecontei isolate iyNeoLeco1 chromosome 6, iyNeoLeco1.1, whole genome shotgun sequence genomic segment:
- the LOC107220056 gene encoding helix-loop-helix protein delilah: MKLSKNIIRKFLHDRSITTGCHNRSEKYSLRPRIGDRTKLKIEPDKGKYVLAGTNNSSSFQTSKMNIKDNAKQKPALLSKYRRKTANARERSRMREINLAFETLRKAVPSYMPQLFCPGDGSNEKLTKITTLRLAMKYITRLTELLHNDESYITDECAELMEQHPIIFRETDTCTLTALNYTSTYDVLNSRKYLNDGGSDGESLHSGSATIDNIFESFTETLVPDVNFDFTESFFNPELG, translated from the exons ATGAAGCTCTCTAAGAATATCATACGAAAGTTCCTGCATGACAGATCTATCACCA CAGGTTGTCACAAtcgaagtgaaaaatatagCTTAAGACCACGCATTGGAGAtcgtacaaaattgaaaattgaaccaGATAAAGGGAAGTACGTTTTGGCTGGTACGAATAACTCCTCCAGTTTCCAAACTAGTAAAATGAACATCAAAGATAATGCTAAACAAAAACCAGCATTGTTGAGTAAGTACAGAAGAAAAACAGCAAACGCTAGAGAACGTTCAAGAATGCGTGAAATCAATTTGGCGTTTGAAACATTAAGGAAGGCCGTACCGTCTTACATGCCTCAATTATTTTGTCCA GGTGACGGATCCAATgaaaagttgacaaaaattaCGACGCTCCGTCTAGCTATGAAGTACATAACAAGGCTTACTGAATTATTACATAATGATGAATCCTACATCACGGACGAATGTGCTGAACTTATGGAGCAGCATCCCATCATTTTTCGTGAGACCGACACATGCACACTCACTGCATTGAATTATACATCTACCTATGACGTTCTTAACTCGCGTAAATATCTCAAT GATGGTGGTAGTGACGGAGAAAGTTTACATTCAGGATCAGCAACAATAGACAACATATTTGAAAGCTTTACCGAAACTTTGGTGCCGGATGTGAATTTTGACTTTAcagaaagttttttcaatcCAGAGCTGGGTTAG
- the LOC107220048 gene encoding ATP-dependent DNA helicase DDX11 — protein sequence MEPPTEFLFPFPAYQIQKEFMNQLYMCLENGNLGIFESPTGTGKSLSIICGAVKWLLDHENYKKNDLIDKIGVLNMKLIEIEKKKSTDWFNVQVGQLEIQKEKQTLQNKLDLILRYEEKMSKIKQKITANGEKLCHKAKFAKSASTNLIKGSDEKYNDLSDDHLILEDFSDCSDESDEESDRYESTKIYFCSRTHTQLSQFIGELKRSPYTDSVRLIPLASRLSYCINDSVKKLKHLSLVNERCLQLQRKKMTSKDERNVKKSKITTNCPFLPGNQESLKTQILGGIKDVEDIVQIARELETCAYYSSRNTIEDGHVIVVPYNSILHKSTRSSLGINLKGNVLIIDEAHNLLDAIERMHSTEVNGRNLLHSFNQLTEYQNRFESRLSAKNLLLVSQLSFCLKKLIKFLGGTSKSDPEDEVAEKVSRLYTLVEFEVLAEIDTINLFQLMDFVKNSKLIYKLQNYIDKVGSTVTIHETRKKKTGVSGFLKSLQGKDLEAEDNSSNENTKPIENQSNSFMVVMNFFECLKNNSCDGRIFLLPASTLGQAALKFVLLNPAAHFADIVTDARAIILAGGTMEPMSEFRDQLFANAGADPARIHIFSCGHVVPKANIMANVLTRGPSGIDLEFNYQNRENGKLLDEIGRILVNFCNIVPGGIVVFLPSYKYEVTVNKHLEDTGILKKLSGKKHIFRESKLASEVEKTLEEYTKSIKSPQNPRNGSLLFSVIGGKLSEGLNFSDNLGRCIIVIGMPYPNIKSPELQEKIKFLNENTAPNAGNIFYENLCMKAVNQCIGRAIRHANDYATVVLLDKRYAHKSKSLPNWIQNSLFVTDSFGTTVRSMAKFFADKRKKDVSSV from the exons ATGGAACCGCCTacagaatttctttttccttttcctgcTTATCAAATTCAAAAAGAGTTTATGAACCAGTTGTACATGTGCCTCGAAAATGGCAATCTAGGAATTTTTGAGAGTCCTACCGGAACAGGGAAATCTCTCTCAATTATTTGCGGGGCTGTTAAGTGGCTCCTAGACCATGAGAActacaagaaaaatgatttgattGATAAGATAGGAGTGTTAAACATGAAATTAATTGAgattgaaaagaagaaaagtacAGATTGGTTCAATGTTCAGGTAGGCCAACTTGaaatacaaaaagaaaaacaaacccTTCAAAATAAATTGGATTTGATACTAAGatatgaggaaaaaatgtcTAAAATAAAGCAAAAGATTACTGCcaatggtgaaaaattatgcCACAAAGCAAAATTCGCCAAATCAGCGTCTACAAATTTAATCAagggtagtgacgaaaaatataatgacCTGTCTGATGACCATTTGATTTTGGaagatttttctgattgtTCAGATGAGTCAGATGAAGAAAGTGATCGCTATGAGAGCaccaaaatatatttctgcTCCAGAACACATACACAGCTGTCCCAGTTTATTGGGGAATTAAAACGCAGCCCGTACACCGATTCCGTACGCTTGATACCTCTAGCATCTCGTTTAAGTTACTGCATAAACGACAGTGTCAAGAAGTTAAAACACCTCAGTCTGGTAAATGAGCGGTGTTTGCAGTTACAGCGTAAGAAGATGACAAGTAAAGATGAGagaaatgttaaaaaatcCAAGATCACCACAAACTGCCCCTTTTTACCTGGTAATCAGGAGTCTCTGAAGACTCAAATCTTGGGTGGTATAAAAGACGTAGAAGATATAGTCCAGATAGCCAGGGAACTTGAAACTTGTGCTTACTATTCGTCACGGAATACGATAGAGGATGGTCATGTTATCGTCGTACCATACAACTCAATCTTACACAAAAGCACGCGCTCAAGCTTGGGAATTAATCTTAAGGGAAACGTACTGATCATAGATGAAGCCCACAACTTGTTGGATGCTATAGAACGAATGCATAGCACTGAAGTAAATGGGAGGAATCTTTTGCATTCTTTCAATCAATTGACTGAGTATCAAAAcag ATTTGAGTCTCGGCTTTCAGCAAAGAATCTTTTACTTGTGAGTCAGTTGAGTTTCTGCCTGAAGAAATTGATAAAGTTTCTCGGCGGAACTAGTAAATCTGACCCAGAGGATGAAGTTGCTGAGAAAGTTTCACGATTATACACACTAGTAGAATTTGAAGTCCTTGCTGAAATAGatactataaatttatttcaactgaTGGATTTTGTGAAGAATTCGAAACTAATTTATAAACTCCAGAATTACATCGATAAAGTTGGGAGTACTGTAACCATTCAtgaaactagaaaaaaaaagactggAGTTTCAGGTTTTTTAAAGAGTCTTCAAGGGAAAGATTTGGAAGCTGAGGACAACTCTTCGAATGAGAATACAAAGCCAATCGAAAATCAATCTAATTCTTTCATGGttgtgatgaatttttttgaatgcCTAAAAAACAACTCTTGTGACGGACGCATATTCTTGCTTCCCGCATCAACGTTAGGTCAAGCTGCACTAAAGTTTGTTCTCTTGAATCCTGCAGCTCATTTTGCAGACATTG TAACAGACGCGAGGGCAATTATTCTGGCTGGTGGAACAATGGAACCTATGTCTGAGTTCAGGGATCAATTATTTGCTAACGCAGGGGCTGATCCTGCAAGGATACACATATTTTCTTGCGGACACGTAGTTCCGAAGGCAAATATTATGGCAAATGTATTAACCAGAGGACCCAGTGGAATTGATCTGGAGTTCAATTACCAAAATCGAGAAAACGGCAAACTT ctaGATGAGATCGGCCGCATTTTAGTCAATTTCTGTAACATTGTGCCAGGTGGAATCGTCGTATTTTTACCATCTTACAAGTATGAAGTAACAGTCAACAAGCATCTCGAAGATACagggattttgaaaaagttatcCGGGAAGAAGCATATCTTTCGGGAGTCTAAACTTGCTTCAGAA GTGGAGAAGACACTCGAAGAATATACGAAATCCATTAAAAGTCCCCAAAATCCGCGGAACGGGTCATTATTATTCAGCGTGATCG GAGGCAAATTAAGTGAAGGACTAAATTTTTCGGACAACTTGGGACGTTGTATCATTGTGATTGGCATGCCGTATCCAAATATAAAATCACCAGAACTGCAGGAAaagatcaagtttttaaatgaGAATACA GCACCAAATGctggaaatatattttacgaaaATCTGTGCATGAAAGCCGTAAATCAATGCATCGGGAGAGCTATACGTCACGCGAACGATTATGCAACCGTCGTTTTACTTGATAAACGATACGCGCATAAATCGAAGTCATTGCCCAACTGGATACAAAATTCATTGTTTGTCACTGACTCATTTGGTACAACTGTCCGCAGTATGGCAAAATTCTTTgctgacaaaagaaaaaaagacgtCTCGTCGGTATAG
- the LOC107220069 gene encoding m7GpppN-mRNA hydrolase, protein MAEHSIPLDILDDLRSRFIINVPEEEKKDLVRICFQIELAHWFYLDFFCTEENPKLKQCNMKEFATHMFQHTPFLKPHVNHIDSVIEQWRCYKQNVPTYGAIVLNEDLTKVLLVQSYWAKSSWGFPKGKVNADEDPSHCAVREVLEETGFDISNLIDKNEYIESVINDQLVRLYIISGVQKDTKFQPKTRKEIKNVEWFALADLPNNKKDMTPKVKMGVGPNALFMVVPFVKRMKRWVQEKQQREKGVTATRRHRHKSLGDVESISKSKRQQQMIPQSAQNPHQANTSPGRSRRSTNDPRNTPMKGAFKRNLFGEPGEEYSPAMLAKQLIDSPQAQREAFGSPQNIEFYEETAMRPVSNPGKRGDKFYSTGNSKSQSFRADKTGDKILSQEYHNTQVKVPDGNIKSLLFGEAARKLPNTYDSPQLISKSTSLSLSGGDRNKILPSVQSYGADMSLQFRAKAWTHFKFDKRAILNCL, encoded by the exons ATGGCAGAGCACTCTATCCCTCTCGACATTCTTGACGACCTTCGCAG TCGATTCATCATCAATGTGCCtgaggaagaaaagaaagaccTGGTCAGAATTTGCTTTCAAATAGAATTGGCACACTGGTTTTATCTAGACTTCTTTTGCACAGAAGAAAATCCAAAACTGAAACAGTGTAATATGAAAGAATTTGCGACGCATATGTTCCAACATACTCCATTCCTGAAACCACATGTCAACCACATAGATTCAGTCATCGAGCAATGGAGATGTTACAAGCAAAATGTGCCAACTTATGGAGCTATAGTACTAAATGAAGACCTGACCAAAGTCTTACTGGTTCAAAGTTACTGGGCTAAAAGTAGCTGGGGATTCCCCAAGGGAAAAGTAAACGCAGATGAAGATCCTTCCCACTGTGCAGTCAGGGAGGTTTTAGAGGAGACGGGATTTGATATATCAAATTTGatagataaaaatgaatacatcGAGTCTGTGATAAACGATCAACTTGTAAGACTTTACATTATATCAGGAGTTCAAAAAGACACTAAGTTTCAGCCTAAAACACGTAAAGAGATAAAGAATGTCGAGTGGTTCGCTCTGGCTGATTTACCAAACAACAAAAAGGATATGACGCCTAAAGTAAAGATGGGGGTTGGACCAAATGCCTTGTTTATGGTTGTCCCATTTGTCAA GCGCATGAAACGCTGGGTCCAAGAGAAGCAGCAACGAGAGAAAGGTGTAACTGCCACTAGGAGGCACAGACACAAATCCCTTGGAGATGTTGAATCTATTTCCAAAAGTAAACGCCAGCAGCAAATGATTCCGCAATCTGCACAG AACCCACATCAAGCAAATACCTCACCTGGTCGTAGTCGAAGAAGTACCAATGACCCAAGAAATACGCCAATGAAAGGTGCGTTCAAGCGTAATTTGTTTGGCGAACCAGGTGAAGAATATTCCCCTGCAATGCTGGCTAAGCAATTGATCGACAGTCCTCAAGCTCAAAGGGAAGCGTTCGGAAGCCCACAGAACATCGAATTCTATGAAGAAACAGCGATGCGCCCTGTGTCCAACCCTGGTAAACGtggtgataaattttattccactGGTAATTCGAAATCCCAGAGTTTCAGAGCTGATAAGACAG GGGATAAAATATTGTCTCAGGAGTATCATAATACTCAAGTAAAAGTGCCAGACGGAAATATAAAGTCACTTTTGTTTGGGGAAGCAGCTCGTAAATTACCAAATACCTACGACTCCCCACAATTGATTTCAAAGTCCACTTCGTTATCATTGAGTGGTGGCGATCGTAATAAAATCTTACCATCAGTACAAAGTTACGGAGCTGATATGTCCTTACAATTTCGTGCCAAAGCATGGACACATTTCAAGTTCGACAAAAGAGCAATACTTAACTGCTTGTAA
- the LOC107220073 gene encoding acyl-CoA:lysophosphatidylglycerol acyltransferase 1 isoform X2: MTNENNTLFNNAVHLVKCIVRTSFVILNNAYCIPTYVVWMMLLFPIKLYQPQVYWRIEGLFFHWLLAMVSTWTWSAGYDIIEHGDDIQRITSDRTLVIANHQSTGDVPILMTTFNAKPNVLPNLMWIMDRIFKFTNFGIVSILHQDFFIVSGRDKRGESLQQLEKHLRTSYIPPGRKWMVLFPEGGFLRKRRETSQRYAKKNNLPILEYVTLPRVGAMQTIYNVVGPTQNNNSIDHQLNNRSNMTVAKPELSWVLDITIAYPQGKPIDLPTIVTGSRPPCDTVLFYRVYPSSQVPKEPELLTKWLYDRWVEKEALLENFYKYGTFPQAPGTPQNGSKIQQDPLRFLVLHLFFITSSYIHYNMLAYVWSCIW; this comes from the exons ATGACtaacgaaaataatac ATTATTTAACAATGCAGTACATTTGGTAAAATGCATTGTGCGTACCAGTTTTGTTATACTAAACAACGCCTACTGCATACCAACGTATGTTGTATGGATGATGTTACTATTCCCAATAAAATTATACCAGCCCCAAGTTTATTGGCGGATAGAAGGGCTTTTTTTCCATTGGCTGCTGGCGATGGTCTCAACGTGGACTTGGTCAGCCGGTTATGACA TAATTGAACATGGTGATGACATACAGAGGATCACAAGTGACAGAACATTAGTCATTGCAAATCACCAAAGTACCGGGGATGTTCCTATACTGATGACAACTTTCAACGCAAAGCCAAATGTGCTGCCAAATCTCATGTGGATTATGGACAGGATATTCAAGTTCACTAATTTTGGCATCGTTTCCATTTTACatcaagatttttttatcgtttcg GGTCGCGACAAGCGAGGAGAAAGTTTGCAACAATTGGAGAAGCACTTGAGGACTTCTTACATACCGCCTGGCAGGAAATGGATGGTTTTGTTCCCTGAGGGAGGTTTTTTACGTAAAAGGCGTGAGACATCACAAAGATatgcaaagaaaaataatctgcCGATTTTGGAATATGTGACGTTGCCAAGAGTTGGAGCTATGCAAACGATATACAATGTTGTTGGTCCTACACAAAACAACAATTCTATTGATCACCAGCTAAACAACAGAtcga atatgACTGTAGCTAAACCAGAACTAAGTTGGGTCTTGGATATAACCATAGCTTATCCTCAGGGTAAACCAATAGATCTACCAACAATTGTGACTGGTTCCAGACCACCTTGTGATACGGTACTCTTTTACAGAGTATATCCCAGTTCGCAG gTACCAAAAGAGCCGGAATTACTCACAAAATGGCTCTATGATAGATGGGTGGAAAAAGAGGCACTTTTggagaatttttacaaatacgGAACGTTTCCTCAAGCCCCTGGAACACCACAAAATGgatcgaaaattcaacaagATCCCTTGCGTTTTCTAGTCctacatttgtttttcataacTTCTAGTTATATTCACTACAATATGCTAGCGTATGTGTGGTCCTGCATCTGGTAA
- the LOC107220073 gene encoding acyl-CoA:lysophosphatidylglycerol acyltransferase 1 isoform X1 has protein sequence MSGRESSTAIRLFNNAVHLVKCIVRTSFVILNNAYCIPTYVVWMMLLFPIKLYQPQVYWRIEGLFFHWLLAMVSTWTWSAGYDIIEHGDDIQRITSDRTLVIANHQSTGDVPILMTTFNAKPNVLPNLMWIMDRIFKFTNFGIVSILHQDFFIVSGRDKRGESLQQLEKHLRTSYIPPGRKWMVLFPEGGFLRKRRETSQRYAKKNNLPILEYVTLPRVGAMQTIYNVVGPTQNNNSIDHQLNNRSNMTVAKPELSWVLDITIAYPQGKPIDLPTIVTGSRPPCDTVLFYRVYPSSQVPKEPELLTKWLYDRWVEKEALLENFYKYGTFPQAPGTPQNGSKIQQDPLRFLVLHLFFITSSYIHYNMLAYVWSCIW, from the exons ATGTCCGGCCGCGAGAGCTCAACTGCTATTAG ATTATTTAACAATGCAGTACATTTGGTAAAATGCATTGTGCGTACCAGTTTTGTTATACTAAACAACGCCTACTGCATACCAACGTATGTTGTATGGATGATGTTACTATTCCCAATAAAATTATACCAGCCCCAAGTTTATTGGCGGATAGAAGGGCTTTTTTTCCATTGGCTGCTGGCGATGGTCTCAACGTGGACTTGGTCAGCCGGTTATGACA TAATTGAACATGGTGATGACATACAGAGGATCACAAGTGACAGAACATTAGTCATTGCAAATCACCAAAGTACCGGGGATGTTCCTATACTGATGACAACTTTCAACGCAAAGCCAAATGTGCTGCCAAATCTCATGTGGATTATGGACAGGATATTCAAGTTCACTAATTTTGGCATCGTTTCCATTTTACatcaagatttttttatcgtttcg GGTCGCGACAAGCGAGGAGAAAGTTTGCAACAATTGGAGAAGCACTTGAGGACTTCTTACATACCGCCTGGCAGGAAATGGATGGTTTTGTTCCCTGAGGGAGGTTTTTTACGTAAAAGGCGTGAGACATCACAAAGATatgcaaagaaaaataatctgcCGATTTTGGAATATGTGACGTTGCCAAGAGTTGGAGCTATGCAAACGATATACAATGTTGTTGGTCCTACACAAAACAACAATTCTATTGATCACCAGCTAAACAACAGAtcga atatgACTGTAGCTAAACCAGAACTAAGTTGGGTCTTGGATATAACCATAGCTTATCCTCAGGGTAAACCAATAGATCTACCAACAATTGTGACTGGTTCCAGACCACCTTGTGATACGGTACTCTTTTACAGAGTATATCCCAGTTCGCAG gTACCAAAAGAGCCGGAATTACTCACAAAATGGCTCTATGATAGATGGGTGGAAAAAGAGGCACTTTTggagaatttttacaaatacgGAACGTTTCCTCAAGCCCCTGGAACACCACAAAATGgatcgaaaattcaacaagATCCCTTGCGTTTTCTAGTCctacatttgtttttcataacTTCTAGTTATATTCACTACAATATGCTAGCGTATGTGTGGTCCTGCATCTGGTAA
- the LOC107220057 gene encoding fumarate hydratase, mitochondrial isoform X1 produces MALNLLRFRPVVGGGHHFMKIAGVVNIRMAEFCRGPCNLSKESNKGYRIERDTFGELKVPNDKYYGAQTLRSVLNFPIGDSSERMPYAVICAMGILKKAAAEVNKEYGLDPKIADAISKAADEVISGKLYHDHFPLVIWQTGSGTQTNMNTNEVIANRAIEMLGGELGSKKPVHPNDHVNKSQSSNDTFPTAMHIAVALEINKILLPGLKELHAALKSKSDEYKDIIKIGRTHTQDAVPLTLGQEFSAYAQQIEFGIQRVQDTLPRLYMLALGGTAVGTGLNTYKGFAEKSAAKIASLTGLPFVTAPNKFEALACHDAIVEVHGALNTVAVSIMKIANDLRFLGSGPRCGLGELSLPENEPGSSIMPGKVNPTQCEAITMVCAQVMGNHVATSIGGSNGHFELNVFKPVMVANTLRSARLLGDAASVFTKNCVQGIVANRENIKKIMNESLMLVTALNHHIGYDKAAAIAKQAHKENLTLKESALKNGLTAEQFDAWVRPEEMLGPKEAK; encoded by the exons atggcaTTAAACTTATTGAGGTTCCGCCCAGTGGTCGGCGGTGGACATCATTTCATGAAAATCGCCGGTGTCGTTAATATCAGAATGGCTGAATTTTGTCGGGGTCCATGTAACCTTTCAAAG GAATCTAACAAGGGTTACAGGATAGAAAGAGACACTTTTGGAGAGCTCAAAGTTCCAAATGATAAATATTACGGTGCCCAAACCCTCAGATCGGTACTCAACTTCCCCATTGGAGATAGTTCGGAGCGTATGCCT TACGCAGTTATTTGTGCTATgggaatattgaaaaaagcGGCAGCAGAAGTAAATAAAGAGTATGGACTTGATCCGAAAATTGCAGATGCTATCAGCAAAGCAGCTGATGAAGTGATCAGTGGAAAGTTATATCATGATCATTTTCCTCTGGTCATTTGGCAGACAGGTTCTGGTACTCAAACCAATATGAATACCAACGAG gtGATTGCTAATCGAGCAATTGAAATGCTAGGAGGAGAACTTGGATCAAAGAAACCAGTTCACCCtaacgatcatgtgaacaaGTCGCAGAGTTCTAACGACACATTTCCCACTGCGATGCACATTGCCGTTGCTTTAGAGattaacaaaatattgttgCCTGGTCTCAAAGAACTTCATGCTGCACTCAAATCCAAATCTGACGAGTACAAAGATATCATCAAAATTGGTCGTACCCACACTCAAGATGCAGTACCATTAACTTTGGGCCAAGAATTTTCAG cttATGCACAACAGATTGAATTTGGAATTCAAAGAGTACAAGATACATTACCGAGATTATACATGCTGGCTCTTGGAGGCACGGCAGTTGGTACTGGATTAAATACTTACAAAGGCTTCGCGGAAAAATCGGCTGCAAAAATTGCAAGCCTTACAGGATTACCTTTTGTAACAGCGCCAAACAAGTTCGAAGCTTTAGCCTGTCATGATGCTATAGTTGAAGTACATGGAGCATTGAATACAGTTGCCGTATCTATCATGAAG ATAGCTAACGATCTGCGATTCCTTGGTAGCGGACCACGCTGTGGTCTGGGTGAGCTCTCGCTTCCAGAAAATGAGCCTGGTAGTTCGATAATGCCTGGAAAAGTGAATCCCACGCAGTGCGAAGCGATTACAATGGTCTGTGCCCAAGTTATGGGTAATCACGTTGCTACATCAATTGGCGGAAGTAATGGACACTTCGAATTGAATGTTTTTAAACCTGTAATGGTGGCTAATACGTTGAGATCTGCTAGACTTCTGGGAGATGCTGCATCAGTATTTACGAAGAATTGCGTACAAGGCATTGTTGCTAACAGAGAAaacatcaaaaaaattatgaacgaGAGTTTGATGCTGGTTACTGCTTTGAACCACCATATCGGTTATGATAAG GCTGCCGCAATTGCTAAACAAGCTCATAAGGAGAATTTGACTCTAAAGGAATCTGCGTTGAAAAATGGTTTGACTGCGGAGCAATTTGATGCTTGGGTCAGGCCTGAAGAAATGCTTGGACCGAAAGAAGCAAAATAA
- the LOC107220057 gene encoding fumarate hydratase, mitochondrial isoform X2 → MESNKGYRIERDTFGELKVPNDKYYGAQTLRSVLNFPIGDSSERMPYAVICAMGILKKAAAEVNKEYGLDPKIADAISKAADEVISGKLYHDHFPLVIWQTGSGTQTNMNTNEVIANRAIEMLGGELGSKKPVHPNDHVNKSQSSNDTFPTAMHIAVALEINKILLPGLKELHAALKSKSDEYKDIIKIGRTHTQDAVPLTLGQEFSAYAQQIEFGIQRVQDTLPRLYMLALGGTAVGTGLNTYKGFAEKSAAKIASLTGLPFVTAPNKFEALACHDAIVEVHGALNTVAVSIMKIANDLRFLGSGPRCGLGELSLPENEPGSSIMPGKVNPTQCEAITMVCAQVMGNHVATSIGGSNGHFELNVFKPVMVANTLRSARLLGDAASVFTKNCVQGIVANRENIKKIMNESLMLVTALNHHIGYDKAAAIAKQAHKENLTLKESALKNGLTAEQFDAWVRPEEMLGPKEAK, encoded by the exons ATG GAATCTAACAAGGGTTACAGGATAGAAAGAGACACTTTTGGAGAGCTCAAAGTTCCAAATGATAAATATTACGGTGCCCAAACCCTCAGATCGGTACTCAACTTCCCCATTGGAGATAGTTCGGAGCGTATGCCT TACGCAGTTATTTGTGCTATgggaatattgaaaaaagcGGCAGCAGAAGTAAATAAAGAGTATGGACTTGATCCGAAAATTGCAGATGCTATCAGCAAAGCAGCTGATGAAGTGATCAGTGGAAAGTTATATCATGATCATTTTCCTCTGGTCATTTGGCAGACAGGTTCTGGTACTCAAACCAATATGAATACCAACGAG gtGATTGCTAATCGAGCAATTGAAATGCTAGGAGGAGAACTTGGATCAAAGAAACCAGTTCACCCtaacgatcatgtgaacaaGTCGCAGAGTTCTAACGACACATTTCCCACTGCGATGCACATTGCCGTTGCTTTAGAGattaacaaaatattgttgCCTGGTCTCAAAGAACTTCATGCTGCACTCAAATCCAAATCTGACGAGTACAAAGATATCATCAAAATTGGTCGTACCCACACTCAAGATGCAGTACCATTAACTTTGGGCCAAGAATTTTCAG cttATGCACAACAGATTGAATTTGGAATTCAAAGAGTACAAGATACATTACCGAGATTATACATGCTGGCTCTTGGAGGCACGGCAGTTGGTACTGGATTAAATACTTACAAAGGCTTCGCGGAAAAATCGGCTGCAAAAATTGCAAGCCTTACAGGATTACCTTTTGTAACAGCGCCAAACAAGTTCGAAGCTTTAGCCTGTCATGATGCTATAGTTGAAGTACATGGAGCATTGAATACAGTTGCCGTATCTATCATGAAG ATAGCTAACGATCTGCGATTCCTTGGTAGCGGACCACGCTGTGGTCTGGGTGAGCTCTCGCTTCCAGAAAATGAGCCTGGTAGTTCGATAATGCCTGGAAAAGTGAATCCCACGCAGTGCGAAGCGATTACAATGGTCTGTGCCCAAGTTATGGGTAATCACGTTGCTACATCAATTGGCGGAAGTAATGGACACTTCGAATTGAATGTTTTTAAACCTGTAATGGTGGCTAATACGTTGAGATCTGCTAGACTTCTGGGAGATGCTGCATCAGTATTTACGAAGAATTGCGTACAAGGCATTGTTGCTAACAGAGAAaacatcaaaaaaattatgaacgaGAGTTTGATGCTGGTTACTGCTTTGAACCACCATATCGGTTATGATAAG GCTGCCGCAATTGCTAAACAAGCTCATAAGGAGAATTTGACTCTAAAGGAATCTGCGTTGAAAAATGGTTTGACTGCGGAGCAATTTGATGCTTGGGTCAGGCCTGAAGAAATGCTTGGACCGAAAGAAGCAAAATAA